A region from the Cryptosporangium arvum DSM 44712 genome encodes:
- a CDS encoding class I SAM-dependent methyltransferase: MPGESVTFPGELAALAESVKGFMPADEGLALHAAALAHLGDGVAVEIGTYCGKSSIYLGHAASLTGGTVVTIDHHRGSEEHQEGWEYHDRSLVDSTGRLDTLPELRRTLAAARLEHVVTPIVGRSVDVARWWAHPVDLLFIDGGHTDEAARADLRGWAPWVRAGGALVIHDVFPDPADGGQAPYRIYREAIDGGAFAEVSVTGSLRVLERLS; the protein is encoded by the coding sequence ATGCCCGGCGAATCTGTGACCTTCCCCGGTGAGCTGGCTGCGCTCGCGGAGTCGGTGAAGGGCTTCATGCCGGCCGACGAAGGGCTCGCGCTGCACGCGGCGGCGCTGGCCCACCTCGGCGACGGCGTCGCGGTGGAGATCGGCACGTACTGCGGCAAGTCGAGCATCTACCTGGGGCACGCCGCGTCGCTGACCGGCGGCACGGTCGTCACGATCGACCACCACCGCGGCTCCGAGGAGCACCAGGAGGGCTGGGAGTACCACGACCGGTCGCTCGTGGACTCGACCGGGCGGCTCGACACGTTGCCGGAGTTGCGCCGCACGCTGGCCGCGGCCCGCCTGGAGCACGTCGTGACGCCGATCGTCGGCCGCTCGGTCGACGTCGCCCGGTGGTGGGCGCACCCGGTCGACCTGCTGTTCATCGACGGCGGCCACACCGACGAGGCGGCCCGCGCCGACCTGCGCGGCTGGGCGCCCTGGGTGCGGGCGGGCGGCGCGCTGGTGATCCACGACGTGTTCCCGGACCCGGCCGACGGCGGGCAGGCGCCGTACCGCATCTACCGCGAGGCGATCGACGGGGGAGCGTTCGCCGAGGTGAGCGTCACCGGGTCGCTGCGGGTGCTCGAGCGGCTGAGCTAG